The genomic region atgtatatatatatttatttttttttaaattcgattatatatattttagggtaaaattaaaatttttttttttttataaattttatattttatttttaagaaaaaaattcacAAAATTTTGttacattttaataaaatatgtttatataaatatttatagttttttaaatatatagttattgtatttttctttattttcaggattttatattttaaaatttttacaatctatatttaattttatatttattattcatattttattttatttcatttattaattatttttcattttaagagttattttatatacatgtatctatataaatatatatataattatttttaatatggCTTTATGATTTTGatatagttaaaaaaaaatgaataataaacaaaatgTGACAAATATTtcagaagaaaataaaggaaaaaaggtgataataatattagaAGGTGCATATTTGCAATTGATTGAAacaaaaagatatatatatgaattaacTAATAACATTAAACataaacatatattaaaagaaagaaatgaaaaaaatataaacgaTTGTAGGCCTGATATTTTACATCAAtgtttaattcatttattagAAAGtcctttaaataaatatggtATGTTACAGATTTATGTAAAAACACATGACAACcaattattttatgtatCACCTCATTTAAGAATACCCAAAACATATGATCAATTTGAGTCATTAATGGTAacatttttaagaaaatataaaataaaggcaaatgaaaaaaatatttatttattaaaaattataaaaaatgattacAGTAGCATTTTACCAGTTAATGGTAAAAAAATAGGGTTATCAATGAAAggaaaaaaagttaatttagctgattatgtaaaaaaatttgaaaatgaaaatgtccctataacattttttatagGAGCTGTAGCATATGCAAATCCTACTATGAATTTGGAAATAgtagaagaaaatattaatatatctgAATTTAGTTTAAGTGCTGCTACATGTTGTTCAGCCATTTGCTTGGAATTTGAGAATTTGTGGAAATTgttttgatttttttcagataaaatattatattaaattagtaattattcttttattactACCATTtgttcttatttttaaaaggtAACATTGCAACTTTCATAAAATTcgatatattttaatattttagtaTAATTTCaagattttaatatatataaataaaaaagaaatatatgtatataatattttttacattctATTATACATgatagaaatattttaatgataaCACATTTTTTGTTtggataatatttttttgtttttttttttcttttaaatttaattttgtttgtattaataagaaaaaaaaaaaaaaaaattaaaattaaattatacatttatattttgtataaTTAAAACTAtcttaaattaattataaatatatataatatatatattttttttttttaaatatattaatattatttattttttatttttttttaaatccttttatatatatatatatatatgtttatgtatAATAACATAActgaaatattatttaatttaacctatattttgcttttattattttgtaataatatttgctttaaaatttatgtgaaagaaaaaatatttttgttattaaaaacttcaaaatttatcaaaaaataaaattatcacACATATCATcctatatattcatattttaaaaaatttatatatatatatataaatgaaagtttttttagtttaaaatttttttttctttttctatttttacaGCACTAAAAAAGCagcatttaaaaaaaaattcgtttaaaaatgaaaaagaaaaaaaaaaagaaaaattaataaaaaaaatagtaaatattcaattttgtattataataTGTATTccatttgaaaaaaaaaaaaagatacgtaaatatatatatatcatacattatcctatatatataaaaaaaataaaaacaaaattatgtATGTAATTTGGGCATATATTTCCATAACCAAGTAAAATATCCTTTCTGttcatttgaattattttctgttttatttatttctttttttgttggTGCTACATCAGAATTTTCCTTATTTTGATAAacatcattttttttgaGCACCTTTTTTGTAGAACTTTTATTAACTGTTCTTACTCTTTTTCTTCTAACTTTTCTTTTtgcaattttattttttttaattggtTGTTCAATTTcctatgaaaatttaaaatgattttttttgttaatgtaaggttaaaaaataatcatattatatatatggaatgctcaaatatatatatatatatacatatttaattttaagtataataatataaaaaatacatataatattTGTGTATTTCATGAGtgcattaaaattttaagtgACATGCTTTTAAATAGATACAAGTATACAACCattgtaaattaaaaaagtattattaattaatgaaaaaacgCATACTCAATAAGTTAAAAAGTTAAACTAAAGCATATGATACAAACAAaagttaaattataaaaagatacattaaaatattcaatgacattaatagaataataataatttaaatattttaaaatatatataaaattaataaaattaaagaaaaaaatataatttatatatatatatatatatatataaatacaatCATTTTAAAcattgtaaaaatatatatattaatgtaCGAATcctataatatataaaaagaataattcaTATGAAACATAGAAcacatttaaaaatacattattGTGAACAAATCATTGTCCTATTTAAACTATATTATGCTAAGAAAtattctaatattttttttataatttcaaaaaataattgtaattttaatttttatttgatacatatatataattaattataaaaatatataaacaattaaatttttaatatcataattttctaatgtattctttttttttttttttttactttttttttatttcttattacATTATTTACACTTTTAGTATTtgttttcttcattttattCATGCTTCTAGTTTGcctcatttttaaaattttatttttttacgaATAAGATTTggattttataatatttatttttttgtttcatacgtattcataaaataataaaatacacAAAACTTAGAATATGAAATTAAgatagttaaaaaaaatgtacaaagaaattatttcaaagacaaaaaaacatattaaaaatatattttttttttcttttttttttttaattaggtaaaatatgaatatccagtaatttttaataatgcatttaacaaaaaattatataataattttaaaaaacaaaaagtgTAATAATAGTGtagttataaaaatatcacGTAGGTTTCTTACTAACATTTATGTTAATGCATAATtgtttattatcattttctcttttaattttttatcattcaaaaaaatataaatatatatggtgaaattaaaaatatttcttatgCATATATTATACATACAAGATTAGCGCTAAAAACCTTTCATAATCATGCAATCAAAAATGattaaatacatatttacacatttttttttatctttcgTTATTCAATATCTttgcataaaaaataattaaaatattgaaacttcaattttttttttaatttttttatttttttatatataaaatagaatttttttatgtttgaatttttttttttttaacctaTTGGAAATGATTATACATACTTAAACATGCAtgaatagaagaaaaaaaaacaaaataaaaattgacAAAATTTATACCTTaagattattaaaaaatatttgtattaATTGTAACTGAagtttataatatataataaatacattttttttatataaaaaataatttatatatatatatatacatataagtTCGTAGTATTAATTTTACTTCCGAATTTTctctaaattttttactatttaatagaaaataatgaaaaaaaaaaaaaaaggacaAATTCTAAAACAAAGGTGTTACGTGAATtctcactttttttttttccttttctacACACAAcggataaaaataaaagtttagTAAATCATGCACACATCTCATACTtcaatttttacttttttttattataactttctctttatatattataattattattttatatttaatgtgtaattattttattttttttttaatttttaatttttaatattatttataaatatattattttttctccctaataatatttttaaaagtatttatcttaattataaatatttatagaaaaatagaACAGCAAATTTGTGAAAATAATCTAATTTTAtgtaatgaaatatatttacatttaattaaaaaaaataattagtaATTCTACATATTCTATTTACttatgaattatttaaaatatatttattttaaaattatattaatacaattttattgtattttttttttctccaatagaa from Plasmodium relictum strain SGS1 genome assembly, chromosome: 5 harbors:
- the NEP1 gene encoding ribosomal RNA small subunit methyltransferase NEP1, putative; translated protein: MNNKQNVTNISEENKGKKVIIILEGAYLQLIETKRYIYELTNNIKHKHILKERNEKNINDCRPDILHQCLIHLLESPLNKYGMLQIYVKTHDNQLFYVSPHLRIPKTYDQFESLMVTFLRKYKIKANEKNIYLLKIIKNDYSSILPVNGKKIGLSMKGKKVNLADYVKKFENENVPITFFIGAVAYANPTMNLEIVEENINISEFSLSAATCCSAICLEFENLWKLF